A region from the Pelobates fuscus isolate aPelFus1 chromosome 1, aPelFus1.pri, whole genome shotgun sequence genome encodes:
- the GAP43 gene encoding neuromodulin isoform X2, with product MLCCMRRTKQVEQNEDGDQKIEQDANKPEDKAHKAATKIQASFRGHIIRKKLKGDKKGDENPGEAVENHKEDAKKDVGKTENEAPKIEEPSSDGPLSEDNKKKVESSEDKKEAATEEAAKNTDTSQKTPSEEKNASVETESTTKDNTENSSGNDANKAKDESKQADVPASTQEAAPSKDQPKQETADSSQVEEKKGGPAAST from the exons GTGGAGCAAAATGAGGATGGcgatcaaaaaattgaacaagaTGCAAACAAGCCAGAGGATAAAGCCCACAAGGCAGCCACTAAAATCCAGGCTAGCTTCCGTGGACATATAATCAGGAAAAAACTGAAGGGAGACAAGAAGGGAGATGAGAACCCCGGAGAGGCTGTAGAGAACCATAAAGAAGATGCCAAGAAAGATGTGGGCAAAACAGAGAATGAAGCTCCTAAAATAGAGGAACCGTCCAGTGATGGGCCTTTGTCTGAAGACAATAAGAAAAAAGTTGAAAGTTCTGAAGATAAAAAGGAGGCTGCCACAGAGGAGGCTGCCAAAAACACAGATACGTCCCAGAAAACCCCTTCGGAAGAGAAAAATGCCTCAGTGGAGACAGAGAGTACAACAAAAGATAACACAGAGAATTCCTCGGGCAACGATGCAAACAAAGCAAAGGATGAATCCAAACAAGCTGATGTGCCTGCTAGTACCCAGGAAGCTGCCCCGTCAAAAGACCAACCCAAGCAGGAGACAGCAGATAGTAGTCAAGTGGAAGAAAAGAAAGGAG GTCCTGCTGCATCCACGTAA